A segment of the Triticum urartu cultivar G1812 unplaced genomic scaffold, Tu2.1 TuUngrouped_contig_6819, whole genome shotgun sequence genome:
TAGTCGTCGCGCGCCGCGTCCTCCGTGTGCGACGCCAACCATTTCTTCATGAACTCCACCTGCTGCTCGCTCGTCGACCCCGGCACCCTGACACACACACAAGCCACACGCACACACGGTCAGCACAAATCCATCGGTTATCAGGGCTGACAGAAAATGTTCTTGTATGGCTTCTCTTTGGCTTACCACTGGTCGGGGTAGGAGTGGATGGTGGCGAAGTCGACGGTGGGGATGCGGTTGTTTCCGATGAAGTCGGTGCCCGCGCTGTAACTGCCGCCCGGGTTGAACCGCTTGCGCTCCGGCGAGGAGTCGCCGTAGAACCCCTCGAGGCCGATCTCCACCATGTGCTTATCGTCGATGGACTTGACGTAGGAGGACATGAGCGCCACCCAGGCCTGCATGGTCTTCCCGGAGAGGTCGCTGGGGACGCGGGGCTCGTTCATCAGCTCCCATGCAAAGATGGTGGGCTCGTCCTTGTACGCCACTCCCGTGAAGTTGTTGACTCTGGTGAGCACCCTCTGCTCTCCACACATGTACACAAGAGTTAACGATCGACACAAAATATACCTATACGGTGCATATATATCCAAGGAAAAACGTATACGGAAGTGTATACGGTGCATCTCGGCACGTACTACACAAGATGCCAACGATGGGCGAGCTTAACGTGACGGCAGTGCAACATGCAGTGCACGCGATTAGTTTAAGTTTATTCGAGGGGAGTGCACGCGATTAATTAGCGATACACGTGCGTGTACGTGCGAGACTGACCTTGATGTGGTTCATGTACAAGTTCTGGGTGTGGCGGTCCGTGAAGAAGTCGTCTTCGGAGCCCAGGTTGTGGCCCTGGTCTTTGGCCCACTGCACGTATTGTTTCTTCCCGCCAAAGTCACCCCAGTTGTTTGCCAGGCTCAGGATCAAGTAGAGACCTCGCTTCTTCGCTTCGGCGATCACGAAATCTAGTCCCTGAATTAATTAATATGTCGAGACAAAAATATATAAAGGGTTAATCAAAACATGTATATGTTTTTTTTTCTatatatgtgtatgttactagtaATGTTCATCATGAATTGGTGCCGTTTTAGGAAACTTTTACAGCCCACATTTAGTGCTAGTGTAATTAAATTGATTCATCTTTATATGTTAGGAAACTTGTTACCCTACCCGGAAAGAAAAAGGGAAACTTGTTACCCCACCCCGCACAAAAAAGAGGAAACTTTTACCCCATGGTTGGTATACAATGGAAACTTTCTAATGGAAATTAATCGTTAGACGAAAAAATAATTAGCAGTACCATTTAATTACATTTGATTATTCCTTCAAAAAAAAGGAACATGtggttatttttatttttatattttgaaaTGATGTGGTTATTTTCTTTTTGACAACATGTGGTTATTAGCTAAGAAGATACAGTATATTAGCGTGTCCGTCTATCTAACCGTACTACTATAACTTTACTGCGACGGAAACGGTCTCGCATTTGTACGACAAACCCATAAAATTCAAGTAATGTGTAGCTCTCTTTGGAGTATGCTCTAAAGATTACCCACAAAAAAAAAGGATGTTCCAAAGATTTACTCTAGCACCTAGTAGCTTCTCCGTTCAACGTACCAGGAACACGTCCTCGCTGTAGACGCCGGGGGTGATCTGCAGCGGC
Coding sequences within it:
- the LOC125531119 gene encoding putative mannan endo-1,4-beta-mannosidase 9, which encodes RAPAPTKWGERADVRGFAGADGTRFTVGGRPFYPNGFNAYWLMYMASNPGDRSKVLATLDQASHVGATVIRTWAFNDGGSNRPLQITPGVYSEDVFLGLDFVIAEAKKRGLYLILSLANNWGDFGGKKQYVQWAKDQGHNLGSEDDFFTDRHTQNLYMNHIKRVLTRVNNFTGVAYKDEPTIFAWELMNEPRVPSDLSGKTMQAWVALMSSYVKSIDDKHMVEIGLEGFYGDSSPERKRFNPGGSYSAGTDFIGNNRIPTVDFATIHSYPDQWVPGSTSEQQVEFMKKWLASHTEDAARDDYFRLVYDAIYASVKGGGPCAGALFWQVLAPGMESWADGYEVVLERSSTTAALVSQECARIGKITP